A stretch of the Euzebyales bacterium genome encodes the following:
- a CDS encoding zinc finger domain-containing protein, whose amino-acid sequence GSDALDVDRDTFRAALARRSRMVKSALMDQEVVAGLGNLTVDEVLWHACVHPRMRLDALDDRARDRVYEAMRDVLAESVRHGRVPAREGWLTGSREDVQPTCPRCGAPIEQGVVNSRGTYWCPRCQQL is encoded by the coding sequence CGGTTCGGATGCGCTCGACGTCGACCGCGACACGTTCCGGGCCGCGCTTGCCCGACGCTCGCGCATGGTCAAGTCCGCGCTGATGGATCAGGAGGTGGTCGCCGGTCTCGGCAACCTCACGGTTGACGAGGTGTTGTGGCACGCGTGCGTGCATCCCCGGATGCGCCTCGATGCGCTCGACGACAGGGCGCGCGACCGGGTGTACGAGGCGATGCGCGACGTCCTGGCCGAGTCGGTCCGCCATGGCAGGGTGCCTGCACGTGAAGGATGGCTCACCGGGTCACGTGAGGACGTACAGCCAACCTGTCCGAGGTGCGGAGCGCCGATCGAGCAGGGCGTGGTCAACAGCCGCGGGACGTACTGGTGTCCGCGATGTCAACAGCTGTGA